The DNA sequence TGGTCGAACTCTGTCAGGAGTTCAACATCTCTCGTCCGATCATTATTACTGATCAAGGCTCGCTGAATCTGCCGTTCGTGGGCCAGATGCAACAGGCGTTGACCGTAGCCGGCCTTGAATGTGGCCTGTTTGGTGGCATTGAACCCAACCCCACCGATGCGTCGGTCATGGCCGGTGCATCGGCTTATCAAGCATGGGATGCCGATGGCATTATCGCCCTGGGTGGCGGCAGCGGCCTGGACGGGGGCAAGGCGGTTGCGTTGATTGCACGACAGCAACGTTGCGGGCTGTGGGCGTTCGATTTCGACCATCCTGTACCTGCTGGTTTCAGCGCGGCGGACTTCCCGCCGGTGATCACCATTCCAACCACCGCCGGCACCGGTGCCGAAACCGAAAGCACGGCCATGCTCACGGATTCGAAGCGGGGCATAAAGGGCTGTGTCTGGCACCCAAAGGCACGGCCTGCAGCGGTAATCCTCGATCCTGAATTGACGCAGAGCCTGCCGGCCAACCTGACGGCATGGACCGGTTGCGATGCCATCATTCATGCGCTGGAAGCTTACTTCGTACCGAGCTTCAACCCGCTCAGCGATGGTGCGGCGTTGCAGGCTCTGAGCCTGCTCTGGACCTCCATCGATACCGCCGTCAACAACGGCCAGGATCTGGAAGCACGGGGCAAGATGCTGATCGGCTCATGCCTGGCCGGTGTCGCCTTTCTCAAAGGGTTGGGGCTTGTGCATGCGCTGAGTCACATGGTCGGTGCTACCTACAACACTCACCATGGGCTGACCAACGCGGTCATTCTGCCAGTGGTACTGCGCTTCAACGAGCAGGACATCAGCCGCCGCCTCAAACCTGTGGCTCAGGCGCTCGACTTGCCGGATGCGAGTTTCGAGACGTTCTACAACGCCGTGTGCGCGAAACTCGACAGCCTGAATATCCCCAAGTCCTTGTCCATTCTGGGCGTCAAACATGCAGACGTTACTGAGGTGGCAAGGAAGTCATTTGGCGATCCCGCCCGTTTGACGAACCCCAGGGACAGCTCGCTCGAGCAACTCGAGGCGTTGCTCAAACAAGCCATCGACCAAGCCCGGCATTAATCCCGCCGGCCGCTATTGAACACCGTGCCGTGCTGCCAAAACCAATAAAAAAGGTGCAAATGTCTATGTCATCTTCCAGCGAAACTGCGTCCAAAGGACGTCTGAATCTCGAAACACGCTCCATTGATTATGTGCCGCTCGCCGAGCGGCATGGCAAAGCCTGGCACTTGTGGCCGATCTGGTTCTGCGGCGAAGCGCACCTGACGACGCTGGCGGTCGGGATCATCGGCGTCGGCATGGGGGCCAACCTGTTCTGGTCGGCCATTGCGATCTTCCTGGGGTGCGCATTCGGTACCCTGTTCATGGCCGGCCACTCGACGCAGGGCCCGCAAATGGGGCTGCCTCAGCTTATCCAGTCCCGACCGCAGTTTGGTTACCTGGGCGCGTTACTGGTGTACGTGGTGGCGATCGCCACTTACGTCGGCTACAACGCATTCAACCAATTGCTGGTCGGGCAGACCCTGCATGAGTTGTTCAATGCCCCGGAAGAAGGTTCGGCTATTGCCTTCTCATTGCTGGCGATCATCATGGCGATTGCCGGTTACAACACCTTCCACAAGGTTCAACGGGCGTTGGCGTTCATATTGATAGCCGTGATGCTTGTGTTCACCGTCGGGCTGTTCATCTTCGTGAAGCTCCCTGCGGATCAA is a window from the Pseudomonas sp. LS1212 genome containing:
- a CDS encoding iron-containing alcohol dehydrogenase; protein product: MENNLSALGYQKWTVPLPMEYGPGARHKLVELCQEFNISRPIIITDQGSLNLPFVGQMQQALTVAGLECGLFGGIEPNPTDASVMAGASAYQAWDADGIIALGGGSGLDGGKAVALIARQQRCGLWAFDFDHPVPAGFSAADFPPVITIPTTAGTGAETESTAMLTDSKRGIKGCVWHPKARPAAVILDPELTQSLPANLTAWTGCDAIIHALEAYFVPSFNPLSDGAALQALSLLWTSIDTAVNNGQDLEARGKMLIGSCLAGVAFLKGLGLVHALSHMVGATYNTHHGLTNAVILPVVLRFNEQDISRRLKPVAQALDLPDASFETFYNAVCAKLDSLNIPKSLSILGVKHADVTEVARKSFGDPARLTNPRDSSLEQLEALLKQAIDQARH